A single window of Streptomyces xanthii DNA harbors:
- a CDS encoding M6 family metalloprotease domain-containing protein: MRQRRIRGGRRGAMLAGATAVALAVTMTASTGRLLDSSPTAAGPTALARATSLGPCMIRGALGVQMSEGVPTSAGYARSTGTVRALNLMIDFPDAHGQGSAMARYGEFFPQTSDWFRTGSYGKLDYRSETPVKHWLRMPKTFKAYGIERGAPFEPGYRKLVKDIAAAADPDVDFSKYDIVNVLVTPNAGPSALDTVLSVTFAGNPDAPVADGVPLANASFVYSRQDDGSGSYSETGYRVLPHENGHTFGLPDLYTQDGGGAVGHWDIMSEDWGVGNDLLGWHKWKLGWLDDAQIGCASQAGTTEHLLSPLGRAEGGGTKLVFVPLTEKTGYAVEVRTQEGNDEAVCRPGVLVYKVDADVDTGHGPITVEDSTPDSGGCTRRPNVHAELSDATYRPGEVFKDTKTGVRISVGGADASGNYRVYVTRR, encoded by the coding sequence ATGCGGCAGCGGCGGATACGCGGGGGCCGGCGTGGTGCGATGCTCGCCGGAGCCACGGCGGTGGCTCTCGCGGTGACCATGACCGCGAGCACCGGACGGCTCCTCGACAGCTCGCCCACCGCGGCCGGCCCGACCGCCCTGGCGCGGGCCACCTCGCTCGGCCCCTGCATGATCCGGGGCGCACTCGGCGTCCAGATGTCCGAGGGCGTGCCCACGTCCGCCGGCTACGCCCGTTCCACCGGCACCGTCCGCGCCCTCAACCTCATGATCGACTTCCCGGACGCGCACGGGCAGGGCAGCGCGATGGCCCGGTACGGGGAGTTCTTCCCGCAGACCAGCGACTGGTTCCGCACCGGCTCCTACGGCAAGCTCGACTACCGCTCCGAGACCCCGGTCAAGCACTGGCTGCGCATGCCCAAGACGTTCAAGGCCTACGGGATAGAGCGCGGCGCCCCCTTCGAACCGGGCTACCGCAAGCTCGTCAAGGACATCGCGGCGGCCGCCGACCCGGACGTCGACTTCAGCAAGTACGACATCGTCAACGTCCTCGTCACCCCGAACGCGGGCCCCTCCGCGCTCGACACCGTGCTGTCCGTGACCTTCGCCGGGAACCCCGACGCGCCAGTCGCCGACGGCGTGCCCCTCGCCAACGCGTCCTTCGTCTACTCCCGGCAGGACGACGGCTCCGGCTCCTACTCCGAGACCGGCTACCGGGTGCTGCCGCACGAGAACGGGCACACCTTCGGGCTGCCCGACCTCTACACCCAGGACGGCGGCGGGGCCGTCGGCCACTGGGACATCATGAGCGAGGACTGGGGCGTCGGGAACGACCTGCTCGGCTGGCACAAGTGGAAGCTCGGCTGGCTCGACGACGCGCAGATCGGCTGCGCCTCGCAGGCCGGCACGACGGAACACCTGCTGTCGCCGCTGGGCCGGGCCGAGGGCGGCGGGACCAAGCTCGTCTTCGTCCCCCTCACCGAGAAGACCGGCTACGCGGTCGAGGTCCGCACTCAGGAGGGCAACGACGAGGCCGTCTGCCGGCCCGGCGTGCTCGTCTACAAGGTCGACGCCGACGTCGACACCGGCCACGGGCCGATCACCGTGGAGGACTCCACCCCCGACAGCGGCGGCTGCACCCGCCGCCCCAACGTCCACGCGGAACTCTCCGACGCGACGTACCGCCCCGGCGAGGTCTTCAAGGACACGAAGACGGGGGTCCGGATCTCAGTGGGCGGAGCGGACGCCTCCGGCAACTACCGGGTCTACGTCACCCGGCGCTAG
- a CDS encoding questin oxidase family protein, giving the protein MDTIHDTTGTLDEALQRLHTTGPEFDGWLSNHGPMAVESLVRGGQAPRVHRWLDQYSERLDAMPAPGDPIRADDWQGALGDPKRLADWIVFFERAVTERPWRDVLAEWWPRLLPGIAAGATHPVIRVGHAVRTLLAEPAGTNAPRLAELAHGLGYWAARHQPLPPLTSLPSVPDAAGALDSVPRIDDQSGGIRARFTRLTAFPAWAEAGPVDPDAARERLGELVGAAVRMYGTHALGSPVMLVHAATAPNAVLRTLPALPRELWAGSLEAAWAASAAVTSVYAPSTPAPAPVPSGAEPEEVFARAAAHGNDHAIKFADTALEVGGDAALGAAVLALDLIEPA; this is encoded by the coding sequence ATGGACACCATCCACGACACCACTGGCACCCTCGACGAAGCGCTCCAGCGACTGCACACCACCGGTCCGGAGTTCGACGGCTGGCTCAGCAACCACGGGCCGATGGCCGTGGAGTCCCTCGTACGGGGCGGGCAGGCGCCGCGCGTGCACCGCTGGCTCGACCAGTACTCCGAGCGGCTCGACGCGATGCCCGCGCCGGGCGACCCGATCCGCGCCGACGACTGGCAGGGCGCCCTCGGCGACCCCAAGCGCCTCGCGGACTGGATCGTCTTCTTCGAGCGGGCCGTCACCGAGCGGCCCTGGCGCGACGTCCTCGCCGAGTGGTGGCCCCGGCTGCTGCCCGGCATCGCGGCAGGCGCCACGCACCCCGTGATCCGGGTCGGCCACGCCGTCCGCACCCTGCTCGCCGAACCCGCCGGGACGAACGCCCCGCGTCTCGCCGAGCTCGCGCACGGGCTCGGCTACTGGGCCGCCCGGCACCAGCCGCTGCCGCCGCTCACCTCGCTGCCCTCCGTGCCGGACGCGGCGGGGGCGCTCGACTCGGTGCCGCGGATCGACGACCAGTCGGGCGGGATCCGGGCGCGGTTCACCCGGCTCACGGCGTTCCCCGCGTGGGCGGAGGCGGGGCCCGTCGATCCGGACGCGGCGCGCGAGCGGCTCGGGGAGCTGGTCGGGGCGGCCGTGCGCATGTACGGGACGCATGCGCTGGGGTCGCCGGTGATGCTCGTGCACGCCGCGACCGCGCCGAACGCGGTGCTGCGGACGCTGCCCGCGTTGCCGCGCGAGCTGTGGGCCGGGTCCCTGGAGGCGGCCTGGGCGGCGAGTGCGGCGGTGACGTCCGTGTACGCGCCGTCCACGCCCGCGCCCGCGCCGGTCCCCTCCGGAGCCGAGCCCGAGGAGGTCTTCGCGCGGGCCGCGGCGCACGGGAACGACCACGCGATCAAGTTCGCCGACACGGCCTTGGAGGTCGGCGGGGACGCTGCGCTGGGCGCTGCGGTCCTGGCCCTCGACCTGATCGAGCCCGCCTAG
- a CDS encoding MFS transporter — translation MGTPLPKTASPEGDARRWKALVFIALAQLMVVLDATIVNIALPAAQTDLGITDGNKQWVITAYALAFGGLLLFGGRIADLWGRKRTFVTGLLGFALASALGGAAQNEAMMFGARALQGVFGALLAPAALSLLAVMFTDAKERAKAFGIYGAIAGGGGAVGLILGGFLTEYLNWRWTFFVNIPFAIVAAVGAYFVIREPAGARNRSPLDLPGVVLSTLGLVALVYGFTRAESAGWSDVTTVGMFVGSAVLLIAFVAVEAKVKHPLLPLRVVADRNRGGVYASLGLAVIAMFGLFLFLTYYLQVVKGFSPVKTGFAFLPMIAGMITGSTQIGARLMTRVRPRLLMGPGFLVAALGMLLLTQLSVDSSYAGLILPAQLLLGLGMGTAFMPAMSLATIGVEARDAGVASAMVNTSQQVGGAIGTALLNTIAASATAAYVAEHAAGARNAQLLQAQAMVNGYTHAIWWAVGILVVSATIAFSLINTGVPGSGPAAASGDTAEEADEVKIPVVAH, via the coding sequence GTGGGTACCCCCTTGCCGAAAACGGCTTCTCCCGAAGGCGACGCGCGCCGCTGGAAGGCCCTCGTCTTCATCGCGCTCGCCCAGCTCATGGTGGTCCTCGACGCCACCATCGTGAACATCGCCCTGCCCGCCGCCCAGACCGATCTCGGCATCACCGACGGCAACAAGCAGTGGGTCATCACCGCGTACGCCCTCGCGTTCGGCGGACTGCTCCTGTTCGGCGGCCGCATCGCCGACCTGTGGGGCCGCAAGCGGACCTTCGTGACCGGTCTGCTCGGCTTCGCGCTCGCCTCCGCGCTCGGCGGCGCCGCGCAGAACGAGGCCATGATGTTCGGCGCCCGCGCCCTGCAGGGCGTCTTCGGCGCGCTGCTCGCCCCGGCCGCCCTCTCCCTCCTGGCCGTCATGTTCACCGACGCCAAAGAGCGCGCGAAGGCGTTCGGCATCTACGGTGCGATCGCCGGTGGCGGTGGCGCCGTCGGCCTGATCCTCGGCGGCTTCCTCACCGAGTACCTGAACTGGCGCTGGACCTTCTTCGTCAACATCCCGTTCGCGATCGTCGCCGCCGTCGGCGCGTACTTCGTCATCCGTGAGCCCGCCGGCGCGCGCAACCGCTCGCCGCTGGACCTCCCCGGCGTCGTCCTGTCCACGCTCGGCCTGGTCGCCCTCGTCTACGGCTTCACCCGCGCCGAGTCCGCCGGCTGGTCGGACGTGACGACCGTCGGCATGTTCGTCGGCTCCGCCGTCCTGCTGATCGCCTTCGTCGCCGTCGAGGCCAAGGTCAAGCACCCGCTGCTGCCGCTGCGCGTCGTCGCCGACCGCAACCGCGGCGGTGTCTACGCCTCCCTCGGCCTCGCCGTCATCGCGATGTTCGGCCTGTTCCTCTTCCTGACCTACTACCTCCAGGTCGTGAAGGGCTTCTCGCCGGTCAAGACGGGCTTCGCGTTCCTGCCGATGATCGCCGGCATGATCACGGGCTCCACGCAGATCGGCGCCCGCCTGATGACGCGGGTCCGCCCCCGCCTGCTGATGGGCCCCGGCTTCCTCGTCGCGGCGCTCGGCATGCTGCTGCTGACCCAGCTGTCCGTCGACTCCTCGTACGCCGGTCTGATCCTGCCCGCCCAGCTGCTGCTCGGCCTCGGCATGGGTACGGCGTTCATGCCCGCCATGTCGCTCGCCACGATCGGCGTCGAGGCGCGGGACGCGGGTGTCGCCTCCGCGATGGTCAACACGTCGCAGCAGGTCGGCGGCGCCATCGGCACGGCCCTGCTGAACACGATCGCGGCCTCGGCCACCGCCGCCTACGTGGCGGAGCACGCGGCCGGTGCCCGCAACGCGCAGCTGCTCCAGGCGCAGGCCATGGTGAACGGCTACACCCACGCCATCTGGTGGGCGGTCGGCATCCTCGTCGTCTCCGCGACGATCGCCTTCTCGCTGATCAACACCGGCGTCCCGGGCAGCGGCCCCGCCGCCGCATCCGGTGACACGGCGGAGGAGGCCGACGAGGTCAAGATCCCGGTGGTCGCCCACTGA
- a CDS encoding DUF6401 family natural product biosynthesis protein → MSPLARVSEAYGPRFAEFAFEPAFTAAVDQHVSALRDRLEVTGADLEPPAPDAELLSDYALGFLDALDETGWREPVGHDYAVCRLTAISWLVKRHDLLNGNRSTTH, encoded by the coding sequence ATGTCCCCTCTCGCCCGGGTCAGCGAGGCGTACGGCCCGCGCTTCGCCGAGTTCGCCTTCGAGCCCGCCTTCACGGCCGCCGTCGACCAGCACGTGTCGGCGCTCCGCGACCGTCTGGAGGTCACCGGCGCGGACCTCGAACCGCCGGCGCCCGACGCCGAGCTCCTCTCCGACTACGCGCTGGGTTTCCTCGACGCCCTCGACGAGACGGGCTGGCGGGAGCCGGTCGGCCACGACTACGCGGTGTGCCGCCTCACCGCCATCAGCTGGCTGGTGAAGCGGCACGACCTGCTGAACGGAAACCGTTCAACCACTCACTGA
- a CDS encoding TetR/AcrR family transcriptional regulator: MATVTDQPQRRAPRPRADAVRNRERIVAAAVELIVEHGTELPLDEVARRAGVGNATLYRNFKDRGELMRHVVLTVTDRISAHAEQGLAAVEADEADSFGALRTFVHAAADERIGALCPILHATFEHAHPDVVAARDRLTVAVEGLIARARATGQLRSDVGVGDLMVALSQLTRPLPGTGCMDFDRFVHRHLQLFLDGLMTPARSELPGEAATLEALRQE, encoded by the coding sequence GTGGCCACCGTGACCGACCAGCCGCAGCGCCGCGCCCCCCGCCCGCGGGCCGACGCCGTGCGCAACCGGGAGCGGATCGTCGCCGCAGCGGTCGAGCTGATCGTCGAGCACGGGACCGAGCTCCCGCTCGACGAGGTCGCCCGCCGCGCGGGCGTCGGCAACGCCACGCTCTACCGGAACTTCAAGGACCGCGGCGAGCTCATGCGCCACGTCGTCCTCACCGTCACCGACCGCATCAGCGCCCACGCCGAACAGGGACTCGCCGCCGTGGAGGCGGACGAGGCCGACTCCTTCGGCGCGCTGCGCACCTTCGTGCACGCCGCCGCCGACGAACGTATCGGCGCCCTGTGTCCGATCCTCCACGCCACCTTCGAACACGCCCATCCGGACGTCGTCGCCGCCCGCGACCGGCTCACCGTCGCCGTGGAAGGCCTCATCGCGCGGGCCCGCGCCACCGGGCAGCTGCGCTCCGACGTCGGGGTCGGCGACCTGATGGTCGCCCTGTCCCAGCTCACCCGGCCGCTGCCCGGCACGGGCTGCATGGACTTCGACCGCTTCGTCCACCGTCATCTGCAGCTGTTCCTGGACGGCCTGATGACGCCCGCCCGCTCGGAACTCCCGGGCGAGGCCGCGACCTTGGAGGCGCTCCGCCAGGAATAG
- a CDS encoding class I adenylate-forming enzyme family protein, producing MDSLDALLTAPGAPFSVERGADGRLAYAEGPRTLREFAETTWAYGDTPFLITEDGRTTYAEFFAAASALARRFLDPDEGYGLRPGDRAVIAMRNHPEWQTAFWAAQLAGLVAVPLNAWWTADECAYALDDCRPGVLIVDGERYERVRSWLGTVPDPPWTLVCHGEGHAVDGPRVERYEELPAADPLLGPPDVDVLPEQDATLLYTSGTTGRPKGAVATHHAQTGAIANALYFSALSALRRGLVPGQGPAQIGMLTFPFFHVAAFTGFFRAMAVGGTLVLLRKWDPDVAVRLVREHGVTAFGGVPTTALQLLERAAELDDDLPTLTSVSTGGAPAPPQLVQRLTARYGERVEPANAYGLTETLGAVTSTFGEQYRKGPDSVGRPAPAVEVRIAEPAGEAVPGGEVGELWLRGQSMVRGYWEDPEASAAAITADGWFRTGDLAVLLDDGRVRVVDRIKDMVIRGGENVYCAEVEAALYEHPDVLEAAVFGVPHPVLGEEVAAVVRVRGGLDPSALREFAGRGLAAFKVPAHVVVQKEELPRNATGKVLKRALRESWPPSP from the coding sequence ATGGATTCCCTGGACGCGCTGCTCACCGCTCCGGGCGCCCCCTTCTCCGTGGAACGCGGCGCGGACGGGCGCCTCGCGTACGCCGAAGGACCGCGCACCCTGCGGGAGTTCGCCGAGACGACCTGGGCGTACGGCGACACCCCGTTCCTGATCACGGAGGACGGGCGGACCACGTACGCCGAGTTCTTCGCCGCCGCGTCGGCGCTCGCCCGCCGCTTCCTCGATCCGGACGAGGGCTACGGGCTGCGGCCCGGCGACCGTGCCGTGATCGCCATGCGCAACCACCCCGAGTGGCAGACCGCCTTCTGGGCCGCCCAGCTCGCCGGCCTCGTCGCCGTCCCGCTGAACGCCTGGTGGACCGCCGACGAGTGCGCGTACGCCCTCGACGACTGCCGGCCCGGGGTGCTGATCGTCGACGGGGAGCGCTACGAGCGGGTGCGGTCCTGGCTCGGCACGGTCCCCGACCCGCCGTGGACGCTGGTGTGCCACGGGGAGGGGCATGCCGTGGACGGGCCGCGCGTCGAGCGGTACGAGGAGCTGCCCGCCGCCGATCCGCTGCTCGGGCCGCCGGACGTCGACGTGCTCCCCGAACAGGACGCCACCCTCCTCTACACCTCCGGCACCACCGGCCGGCCCAAGGGCGCCGTCGCCACGCACCACGCGCAGACGGGCGCCATCGCCAACGCGCTCTACTTCTCCGCCCTCTCGGCGCTGCGGCGCGGGCTCGTGCCGGGGCAGGGGCCGGCCCAGATCGGGATGCTGACCTTCCCGTTCTTCCACGTCGCGGCGTTCACCGGGTTCTTCCGGGCGATGGCGGTGGGCGGCACGCTGGTGCTGCTGCGCAAGTGGGACCCGGACGTCGCCGTGCGGCTGGTGCGGGAGCACGGCGTCACCGCGTTCGGCGGCGTGCCCACGACCGCGCTCCAGCTCCTCGAACGCGCCGCCGAGCTGGACGACGACCTGCCCACGCTCACCTCCGTCAGCACCGGGGGCGCCCCGGCCCCGCCGCAGCTCGTCCAGCGGCTCACCGCCCGCTACGGGGAGCGGGTCGAGCCCGCCAACGCGTACGGGCTCACCGAGACGCTCGGCGCGGTCACGTCCACGTTCGGGGAGCAGTACCGCAAGGGGCCGGACAGTGTGGGGCGGCCCGCGCCGGCGGTCGAGGTGCGGATCGCCGAGCCCGCGGGGGAGGCCGTCCCCGGCGGGGAGGTGGGCGAGCTGTGGCTGCGCGGGCAGTCCATGGTCCGGGGGTACTGGGAGGACCCGGAGGCGAGCGCGGCCGCGATCACGGCGGACGGGTGGTTCCGTACGGGGGACCTGGCGGTGCTGCTCGACGACGGGCGGGTACGGGTCGTCGACCGGATCAAGGACATGGTGATCCGGGGCGGGGAGAACGTGTACTGCGCCGAGGTGGAGGCGGCGCTGTACGAGCATCCCGATGTGCTGGAGGCGGCCGTGTTCGGGGTGCCGCATCCGGTGCTCGGCGAGGAGGTCGCGGCGGTCGTCCGGGTGCGGGGCGGGCTCGATCCTTCGGCGCTGCGGGAGTTCGCGGGGCGGGGGCTGGCGGCGTTCAAGGTGCCGGCCCATGTCGTGGTGCAGAAGGAGGAGTTGCCGCGCAACGCGACGGGGAAGGTGCTGAAGCGTGCCCTTCGTGAGAGCTGGCCTCCCTCGCCGTAG
- a CDS encoding dioxygenase family protein: protein MPALYLSHGAPPLADDALWTGQLASWSADLPRPKAILMVSAHWEEAPLALGATETVPLVYDFWGFPEHYYQVQYAAPGAPELAESVRKLLRAPGIPVQDVPDRGLDHGAYVPLVEMYPDADIPVLQVSMPTLDPHKLMEIGRRLAPLRDEGVLIVGSGFFTHNLAALRQGGIPSWSVEFDDWGHRALDAGDVDALLDFTHKAPAGNLAHPRTEHFAPLFVTMGVADAGGELGDQRSVIDGFWMGLAKRSVQFG from the coding sequence ATGCCCGCGCTGTACCTTTCCCACGGCGCGCCGCCGCTCGCCGACGACGCCCTGTGGACCGGCCAGCTCGCGTCCTGGTCGGCCGACCTGCCGCGCCCCAAGGCGATCCTGATGGTCTCCGCGCACTGGGAGGAGGCCCCGCTCGCCCTCGGCGCCACCGAGACCGTGCCGCTCGTCTACGACTTCTGGGGCTTCCCCGAGCACTACTACCAGGTCCAGTACGCGGCTCCGGGCGCGCCGGAACTGGCCGAATCCGTACGCAAGCTGCTGCGGGCCCCCGGCATCCCCGTGCAGGACGTGCCCGACCGGGGACTGGACCACGGCGCGTACGTGCCGCTCGTCGAGATGTACCCCGACGCCGACATCCCGGTCCTCCAGGTCTCCATGCCGACGCTCGACCCGCACAAGCTCATGGAGATCGGCCGGCGGCTCGCCCCGCTCCGGGACGAGGGCGTCCTGATCGTCGGCTCCGGGTTCTTCACGCACAACCTGGCCGCGCTGCGGCAGGGCGGCATCCCGTCCTGGTCGGTCGAGTTCGACGACTGGGGGCACCGGGCGCTCGACGCGGGAGACGTGGACGCGCTGCTGGACTTCACGCACAAGGCGCCGGCCGGCAATCTGGCCCATCCGCGTACGGAGCACTTCGCGCCGCTGTTCGTGACGATGGGCGTCGCCGACGCGGGGGGTGAGCTCGGGGATCAGCGCTCGGTGATCGACGGATTCTGGATGGGGCTGGCGAAGCGGTCCGTCCAGTTCGGCTGA
- a CDS encoding mechanosensitive ion channel family protein, whose translation MTPFPNALAVDFTGGLNDAWSKVAQFVPKLIGFLVVLAIGWFVSKMIARVLDRVLRKVGSEKLAERAGAAKMLEGSKYDTTGIICKVVYYALLLITLQLGFGVFGSNPVSTMLNGIVAWIPRGIVAIVLVVVAMAVANVVRDIVTNALSSVSYGKTVGTVVWACIVALGVIAALGQAGIATTVTQPVLYAALAAAAGIMIVGVGGGLIGPMRQRWERWLNKAEEETAKARGVGGTGAYQAGREDALTHQPVQDRERTDPRAGGSTSG comes from the coding sequence CGGCCTCAACGACGCCTGGTCGAAGGTCGCCCAGTTCGTGCCGAAGCTGATCGGCTTCCTGGTCGTCCTGGCCATCGGCTGGTTCGTGTCCAAGATGATCGCCCGCGTCCTGGACCGGGTCCTGCGCAAGGTCGGCTCGGAGAAGCTGGCCGAGCGGGCCGGTGCGGCCAAGATGCTCGAAGGGTCGAAGTACGACACCACCGGGATCATCTGCAAGGTCGTGTACTACGCCCTGCTGCTGATCACGCTCCAGCTCGGCTTCGGGGTCTTCGGCAGCAACCCCGTCTCCACCATGCTCAACGGCATCGTCGCCTGGATCCCGCGCGGCATCGTCGCGATCGTGCTGGTCGTGGTGGCCATGGCCGTCGCGAACGTCGTCCGGGACATCGTCACCAACGCCCTGTCCTCCGTCTCGTACGGGAAGACCGTCGGGACCGTGGTGTGGGCCTGCATCGTGGCCCTCGGCGTGATCGCCGCGCTCGGTCAGGCCGGGATCGCGACGACCGTCACGCAGCCCGTCCTCTACGCGGCTCTCGCGGCTGCCGCGGGCATCATGATCGTCGGCGTCGGCGGCGGGCTCATCGGCCCGATGCGCCAGCGCTGGGAGCGGTGGCTGAACAAGGCCGAGGAGGAGACCGCGAAGGCGCGCGGCGTCGGCGGCACCGGGGCGTACCAGGCGGGTCGCGAGGACGCGCTCACGCACCAGCCGGTGCAGGACCGGGAGCGCACCGACCCCCGGGCCGGCGGTTCGACGAGCGGCTGA
- a CDS encoding MarR family winged helix-turn-helix transcriptional regulator encodes MESAEPQWLTDDEQRTWRAYLHATTLLEDHLDRQLQRDAKMPHIYFGLLVTLSEAPHRRLRMTELAIQSKITRSRLSHAIARLEKNGWVRREDCPSDKRGQFAVLTDEGLGVLRQSAPGHVSTVRQALFARLSPEQQKSLGEIMRIVAEGLQPKEAGADLPWLR; translated from the coding sequence ATGGAGAGCGCAGAGCCGCAGTGGCTGACCGACGACGAGCAGCGCACCTGGCGTGCGTACCTGCATGCCACCACGCTCCTCGAGGATCACCTGGACCGGCAACTGCAGCGCGACGCGAAGATGCCGCACATCTACTTCGGCCTGCTCGTCACCCTCAGCGAGGCCCCGCACCGCCGGCTGCGGATGACCGAACTGGCCATCCAGTCCAAGATCACCCGCTCCCGCCTCTCGCACGCGATCGCGCGCCTGGAGAAGAACGGGTGGGTGCGGCGCGAGGACTGCCCGTCGGACAAGCGCGGCCAGTTCGCGGTGCTCACCGACGAGGGGCTCGGCGTGCTGCGGCAGAGCGCCCCGGGCCATGTCTCGACGGTCCGCCAGGCCCTCTTCGCCCGCCTCTCCCCCGAACAGCAGAAGTCCCTCGGCGAGATCATGCGGATCGTCGCCGAGGGACTTCAGCCGAAGGAGGCCGGGGCGGACCTCCCCTGGCTCAGGTAG